One Luteibacter aegosomaticola genomic window carries:
- a CDS encoding NrdJb codes for MAIKIEKKIKGYNVVKPEDKAPAAVAAAPVKEVAPVAEVIQMHESLERPETLVGNTYKIKSPLFEHALYVTINDIVLNAGTPHEQRRPFELFINSKNMDHFQWIVALTRILSAVFRKGGDVTFIVEELKAVFDPRGGYFKAGGVYMPSIVAEIGAVIEQHMKSIGLIHDPEMDESTKRLIAEKRAAYEKAAAKPAAAPVGAHPVSDAVSPEAPAADSHTNAAGFPAGATLCAKCNTQALVLMDGCQTCLNCGYSKCG; via the coding sequence ATGGCGATCAAGATCGAGAAGAAGATCAAGGGCTATAACGTCGTAAAGCCCGAGGACAAAGCACCCGCAGCCGTCGCAGCCGCGCCGGTCAAAGAGGTCGCACCCGTCGCCGAAGTCATCCAGATGCACGAGAGCCTCGAGCGTCCGGAAACCCTGGTGGGCAACACGTACAAGATCAAGTCGCCGCTCTTCGAGCACGCGCTGTACGTGACCATCAACGATATCGTCCTCAATGCGGGTACCCCGCATGAGCAGCGCCGTCCCTTCGAGCTTTTCATCAACTCGAAGAACATGGACCACTTCCAGTGGATCGTGGCGCTCACCCGAATCCTGTCCGCCGTCTTCCGCAAGGGTGGCGACGTGACGTTCATCGTCGAAGAGCTCAAGGCTGTCTTCGACCCGCGTGGCGGCTACTTCAAGGCGGGCGGCGTGTACATGCCCAGCATCGTGGCCGAGATTGGTGCCGTCATCGAGCAGCACATGAAGTCCATTGGCCTGATCCACGATCCGGAAATGGACGAGTCGACCAAGCGGCTGATCGCTGAAAAGCGCGCTGCTTATGAGAAGGCTGCGGCGAAGCCCGCTGCTGCTCCCGTAGGAGCTCACCCTGTGAGCGACGCCGTTAGCCCCGAGGCCCCGGCCGCCGACTCCCACACCAATGCCGCTGGCTTCCCGGCTGGCGCTACGCTTTGCGCCAAGTGCAATACGCAGGCGCTGGTGCTGATGGATGGGTGCCAGACTTGTTTGAATTGTGGGTATTCGAAGTGCGGGTGA
- a CDS encoding adenosylcobalamin-dependent ribonucleoside-diphosphate reductase, translating to MSTARAQALGLDSAIPLQPASFDIWDKKYRLKAKSGAPVDGSVDETYQRVARALSDVEATEELRAHWFERFLWALRRGAIPAGRITSNAGALEHKPATSTINCTVSGTIHDSMDDILEKVHEAGLTLKAGCGIGYEFSTLRPRGAYVSGAGAHTSGPLSFMDIYDKMCFTVSSAGGRRGAQMGTFDVSHPDAKEFIRAKREDGRLRQFNLSLLITDGFMDAVENDQDWPTVFPVHVKEQHEIDLTDATKVVWREWPTKDQYVTRDDGLVACKIYGHIRARHLWDMIMVSTYDYAEPGFILIDRVNEMNNNWWCEHIRATNPCGEQPLPPYGSCLLGSVNLTVFVRDPFGPKARFDWEEYREVVRVFTRMLDNVVEINGLPLPQQQHEILSKRRHGMGFLGLGSTLTMLKMRYGAADAVQFTEEVSRDMAVAGWEVALELAKEKGPAPVLAQSFEVTGDMLRKRPEMVKDGWKVGQQIKGSELHAKYSRYMQRVATVAPELVAELAKVGARFTHHSSIAPTGTISLSLANNASNGIEPSFAHHYSRNVIREGKKSKEKVEVYSYELLAYRALINGEAMPYSEDPKTRLPEYFVAADDISPKEHVDIQAASQKWIDSSISKTANVPTDYPYEDFKDIYFYAYKQGLKGCTTFRFNPAAFQGVLVKETDLENTLYRFELEDGSVVELKGNDEVEYDGEMHTAANLFDALKEGYYGKF from the coding sequence ATGAGCACCGCACGCGCCCAGGCCCTTGGCCTTGATTCGGCCATTCCGCTGCAGCCGGCTTCCTTCGACATCTGGGACAAGAAGTACCGCCTGAAGGCCAAGTCGGGTGCGCCCGTCGATGGCTCGGTGGACGAGACCTACCAGCGCGTCGCCCGTGCGCTCTCCGATGTGGAAGCCACCGAGGAGCTGCGCGCCCACTGGTTCGAGCGCTTCCTGTGGGCCCTGCGCCGCGGTGCGATCCCCGCTGGCCGCATCACCTCCAACGCTGGCGCGCTGGAGCACAAGCCCGCCACCTCCACGATCAACTGCACCGTCTCGGGCACCATCCACGATTCGATGGATGACATCCTGGAGAAGGTCCACGAAGCCGGCCTCACCCTGAAGGCAGGCTGCGGCATCGGCTACGAATTCAGCACGCTGCGCCCGCGCGGCGCGTACGTGAGCGGTGCTGGCGCCCATACCTCGGGCCCGCTGTCGTTCATGGATATCTACGACAAGATGTGCTTCACCGTCTCCTCCGCCGGCGGCCGCCGCGGTGCGCAGATGGGCACGTTCGACGTGAGCCACCCGGACGCCAAGGAATTCATCCGCGCCAAGCGCGAAGATGGCCGCCTGCGCCAGTTCAACCTCTCGCTGCTCATCACCGACGGCTTCATGGACGCGGTGGAGAACGACCAGGACTGGCCGACCGTTTTCCCGGTCCACGTCAAGGAACAGCACGAGATCGACCTCACCGACGCCACCAAGGTCGTCTGGCGTGAGTGGCCGACCAAGGACCAGTACGTCACCCGTGACGACGGCCTGGTGGCCTGCAAGATCTACGGCCACATCCGCGCCCGCCACCTGTGGGACATGATCATGGTCTCGACGTATGACTACGCCGAGCCGGGCTTCATCCTGATCGACCGCGTCAACGAGATGAACAACAACTGGTGGTGCGAGCACATCCGCGCGACCAACCCCTGCGGCGAGCAGCCGCTGCCGCCGTACGGCTCCTGCCTGCTGGGCTCGGTGAACCTCACCGTGTTCGTGCGCGACCCGTTCGGCCCGAAGGCCCGTTTCGATTGGGAGGAATACCGCGAAGTCGTCCGCGTGTTCACCCGCATGCTCGATAACGTGGTGGAAATCAACGGCCTGCCGCTCCCGCAGCAGCAGCACGAGATCCTGAGCAAGCGCCGCCACGGCATGGGCTTCCTGGGCCTGGGCAGCACGCTCACCATGCTGAAGATGCGCTACGGCGCCGCCGACGCCGTGCAGTTCACCGAAGAAGTGAGCCGCGACATGGCCGTGGCCGGCTGGGAAGTCGCCCTGGAACTGGCGAAGGAAAAGGGCCCGGCCCCGGTGCTGGCCCAGAGCTTCGAAGTCACCGGCGACATGCTGCGCAAGCGCCCGGAGATGGTGAAAGACGGCTGGAAGGTCGGCCAGCAGATCAAGGGTTCCGAGCTGCACGCCAAGTACTCGCGCTACATGCAGCGCGTGGCCACGGTGGCTCCGGAGCTCGTCGCCGAGCTGGCCAAGGTGGGCGCCCGCTTCACCCACCACTCGTCGATCGCCCCCACCGGCACCATCAGCCTGAGCCTGGCCAACAACGCCTCGAACGGCATTGAGCCGAGCTTCGCCCACCATTACTCGCGCAATGTCATCCGCGAGGGCAAGAAGTCGAAGGAAAAGGTCGAGGTCTACAGCTACGAGCTGCTGGCCTACCGCGCCCTGATCAATGGCGAGGCCATGCCGTACTCCGAAGACCCGAAGACCCGCCTGCCGGAATACTTCGTGGCCGCCGACGACATCAGCCCGAAAGAGCACGTCGATATCCAGGCTGCCTCGCAGAAGTGGATCGACAGCTCGATTTCGAAGACCGCGAACGTCCCCACGGATTACCCGTACGAGGACTTCAAGGACATCTATTTCTACGCCTATAAGCAAGGCCTTAAAGGCTGCACGACGTTCCGATTCAACCCCGCCGCGTTCCAGGGCGTGCTTGTAAAAGAGACCGACTTGGAGAACACCCTCTACCGCTTCGAATTAGAAGACGGTAGCGTTGTCGAGTTGAAGGGTAATGATGAGGTGGAATATGACGGTGAAATGCACACCGCCGCCAATCTCTTCGACGCCCTGAAAGAAGGTTACTACGGCAAGTTCTGA
- a CDS encoding Do family serine endopeptidase, whose translation MPARPTPRTLIAVIAMALATPAFAAIPPAVDGQPVPSLAPMLAKVTPAVVNISTKTRIRTQGAYFNDPLFAQLFGQGIPRERVEQSLGSGVVVDAAKGYILTNNHVVGGSDDITVTLQDGRDFKAKLIGTDPDTDVAVLQIPAERLQALPVADSAQLRVGDFVVAVGDPFGLGQTATSGMVSALNRTGLGKGIQNFIQTDASINPGNSGGALVNLRGELVGINSMIFTPSGGNVGIGFAIPTDLATGVMKQLLAYGKVRRGNLGVEVQDITPRIASALGLKDTQGAVVTGVTAGSPADGAGLQTGDVLTAIDGKPVRSAQEVRNTEGLLPVGSSVKLSVQREGKPRDVTASIEAAKLATVEGGKVDKRLSGVVLTDLTPEQKQAGLYGVALSNVQPGSAAYQAGLRDGDVVAAIGQRRVPGVKGLPTTGTLGGRQLLLTVVRDDAVYYAVL comes from the coding sequence ATGCCCGCACGCCCCACCCCGCGGACCCTGATCGCCGTTATCGCCATGGCCCTGGCGACCCCGGCCTTCGCCGCCATCCCGCCCGCCGTCGACGGCCAGCCCGTCCCTTCCCTCGCGCCGATGCTCGCGAAGGTGACGCCCGCGGTGGTGAACATTTCCACGAAGACGCGCATCCGCACCCAGGGCGCTTACTTCAACGATCCGCTGTTCGCCCAACTCTTCGGCCAGGGCATTCCGCGTGAGCGGGTGGAACAGAGCCTGGGCTCCGGCGTGGTGGTGGATGCGGCGAAGGGCTACATCCTGACGAACAACCATGTGGTGGGTGGTTCGGACGACATCACCGTGACCCTGCAGGATGGCCGCGACTTCAAGGCCAAGCTGATCGGCACCGATCCGGATACCGATGTGGCGGTGCTGCAGATCCCCGCCGAGCGACTGCAGGCGCTGCCCGTGGCCGATTCCGCGCAGCTGCGTGTCGGCGATTTCGTGGTGGCGGTCGGCGATCCGTTCGGCCTGGGCCAGACGGCGACCTCGGGCATGGTGTCGGCGTTGAACCGCACGGGCCTGGGCAAGGGCATCCAGAACTTCATCCAGACCGATGCGTCGATCAACCCCGGTAACTCCGGTGGCGCGCTGGTGAACCTACGCGGTGAGCTGGTCGGTATCAATTCGATGATCTTCACGCCCTCGGGCGGCAACGTGGGTATCGGCTTCGCGATCCCCACCGACCTGGCCACCGGCGTGATGAAGCAGCTGCTCGCCTACGGCAAGGTCCGCCGCGGCAACCTGGGCGTGGAGGTGCAGGACATCACGCCGCGCATCGCCTCGGCGCTGGGCCTGAAGGACACGCAGGGCGCGGTGGTCACTGGCGTCACCGCAGGCTCGCCGGCGGATGGCGCGGGCCTGCAGACGGGCGATGTGCTGACAGCGATCGACGGCAAGCCCGTGCGCTCGGCGCAGGAGGTGCGTAATACCGAAGGCCTGCTGCCGGTGGGCTCGTCGGTAAAGCTCAGCGTGCAGCGTGAGGGTAAGCCGCGTGATGTCACCGCTTCGATCGAAGCGGCGAAGCTGGCGACGGTGGAAGGTGGCAAGGTGGATAAGCGCCTGTCGGGCGTGGTGCTCACCGACCTCACCCCGGAACAGAAGCAGGCCGGGCTGTATGGCGTGGCGTTGAGCAACGTGCAGCCAGGCTCGGCGGCGTACCAGGCAGGCCTGCGCGATGGCGACGTGGTCGCCGCGATCGGCCAGCGCCGCGTCCCCGGCGTGAAGGGCCTGCCAACCACCGGCACACTAGGCGGCCGCCAGCTGCTGCTCACAGTAGTCCGCGACGACGCGGTGTACTACGCGGTCCTGTAG
- a CDS encoding substrate-binding domain-containing protein, translated as MSLRLTRLLTATLIGLSASASVLAAGPQLIWRGDVTTARGVVTDVAKAWEKSGKGKFELQPFNTASGLDAVASGTADLAGSARPSIGGKEQSLTFTPVAWDGLVMVTYPSNPVSNITLMQLHEIYMGHITNWKELGGDDAPINLYAVASPGDGVEWSLRRLLFGRGNQPVAAPRLYVNQSKLEEGVTLDRRGLGATTLAGAGGNPKLKLLSIDGVKPSASTVASGAYPLYTELYLVSNDASPKAAEVKEFLAFVTSSQGSSLLKAHQLLPYADGTALAAADAGRRAKIASTVGTRGNVGQAMTTPTVAAAAAPAAAAEAAKEAVKAAPSVAKGKAAAKAAAATAAAEASPFARVVASVTTSAHQGFKGIHAEAFTSSDNAKIGGKFAKVTGDAVTVAGKNTAKPAVDASEKSNKVETPKVSEAKPVAPKAEPKAAAEPKAAVAKAEKKPAAAGSKTYKVAAGDTLYSIAKKNNVDVNQLRAMNGLKDNNVKLGQTLKVSAR; from the coding sequence ATGTCTCTTCGTCTCACGCGCCTGCTTACCGCCACGCTGATCGGCCTTAGCGCCTCCGCTTCCGTCCTCGCTGCAGGACCGCAATTGATCTGGCGAGGCGACGTCACCACCGCGCGCGGTGTCGTGACCGACGTGGCCAAGGCCTGGGAGAAATCCGGCAAGGGCAAGTTCGAGCTGCAGCCGTTCAATACGGCGTCGGGTCTCGACGCGGTCGCCTCGGGCACCGCTGACCTCGCCGGTTCGGCTCGCCCGAGCATCGGTGGCAAGGAGCAGTCGCTCACCTTTACCCCGGTGGCGTGGGATGGCCTGGTCATGGTCACCTACCCCTCCAACCCGGTCAGCAACATCACCCTGATGCAGCTGCACGAGATCTACATGGGCCACATCACCAACTGGAAGGAGCTCGGTGGCGATGACGCGCCGATCAACCTCTATGCGGTGGCGAGCCCGGGCGATGGCGTGGAATGGAGCCTGCGCCGCCTGCTGTTCGGCCGCGGCAACCAGCCGGTGGCTGCGCCGCGCCTGTACGTGAACCAGTCGAAGCTGGAAGAAGGCGTGACCCTCGATCGCCGCGGCCTGGGTGCCACCACCCTCGCGGGCGCCGGCGGCAACCCGAAGCTGAAGCTGCTCTCGATCGATGGCGTGAAGCCGTCGGCCTCGACCGTCGCCAGCGGCGCCTACCCGCTGTACACCGAGCTTTACCTGGTCAGCAACGATGCGAGCCCGAAGGCCGCTGAGGTGAAGGAATTCCTCGCCTTCGTGACCTCGAGCCAGGGCAGCTCGCTGCTCAAGGCGCACCAGCTGCTGCCGTATGCCGATGGCACCGCGCTCGCCGCGGCTGATGCCGGCCGCCGCGCCAAGATCGCTTCCACCGTCGGCACCCGCGGCAACGTGGGCCAGGCGATGACCACGCCGACCGTCGCCGCTGCCGCTGCGCCGGCTGCTGCTGCCGAGGCCGCGAAGGAAGCGGTGAAGGCCGCTCCGTCGGTCGCCAAAGGCAAGGCTGCCGCGAAGGCCGCTGCCGCCACCGCCGCTGCGGAAGCCTCGCCGTTCGCTCGCGTCGTCGCCAGCGTCACGACCAGCGCCCACCAGGGCTTCAAGGGCATCCACGCCGAAGCCTTCACCAGCTCGGACAACGCGAAGATCGGCGGCAAGTTCGCCAAGGTCACGGGTGATGCCGTGACGGTCGCCGGCAAGAACACCGCCAAGCCGGCGGTGGATGCCAGCGAGAAGTCGAACAAGGTGGAGACGCCGAAGGTGTCGGAAGCCAAGCCGGTCGCGCCGAAGGCTGAGCCCAAGGCCGCTGCTGAGCCGAAGGCGGCTGTCGCCAAGGCTGAGAAGAAGCCGGCTGCCGCTGGCAGCAAGACCTACAAGGTCGCTGCGGGCGATACGCTGTATTCGATCGCGAAGAAGAACAATGTAGATGTGAATCAGCTTCGCGCGATGAATGGGCTGAAGGACAACAATGTGAAGCTGGGCCAGACGCTTAAGGTGTCTGCACGCTGA
- a CDS encoding HAD family hydrolase, with amino-acid sequence MNSLESPIRAITLDLDDTLWPVWPALVEAEHCVDRWLKAHHPEVATKWPIEAMRELRDQVAREHTHLAHDFSEQRRITIRQAFAACGIDDAPVDALWGIYFAARNNVELYPDALPALERIAAKLPIASISNGNADLEVIGLHHLFHARINAAGTGVAKPDPKIFFAAAEALGLPPETLLHVGDDPLLDVVGAREAGLRTVWLNRTGEKWSHGPAPDLEFADMQALADWLDASAAVGG; translated from the coding sequence ATGAACTCGCTCGAATCCCCTATCCGCGCCATCACCCTCGACCTCGATGACACCCTCTGGCCCGTGTGGCCGGCCCTGGTGGAGGCTGAGCATTGCGTGGACCGCTGGCTGAAGGCGCACCACCCCGAGGTGGCGACGAAATGGCCGATCGAGGCCATGCGCGAACTGCGCGACCAGGTGGCGCGCGAGCACACCCACCTCGCCCACGATTTCAGCGAGCAGCGCCGGATCACCATCCGCCAGGCCTTCGCGGCCTGCGGTATCGATGACGCGCCGGTGGATGCCCTGTGGGGGATCTACTTCGCCGCGCGTAATAACGTCGAGCTCTATCCCGACGCCCTGCCCGCTCTGGAGCGGATCGCGGCGAAGCTGCCCATCGCGAGCATTTCCAACGGCAACGCCGACCTGGAAGTGATCGGCCTGCACCACCTGTTCCATGCCCGCATCAACGCGGCGGGCACGGGCGTGGCCAAGCCGGATCCGAAGATCTTCTTCGCCGCCGCCGAGGCCCTGGGGCTGCCGCCGGAGACCCTTCTTCACGTAGGTGATGACCCACTACTGGACGTGGTCGGCGCCCGCGAGGCGGGTTTGAGAACTGTCTGGCTCAACCGAACCGGCGAAAAGTGGTCGCATGGCCCCGCTCCGGACCTCGAATTCGCCGATATGCAGGCGCTGGCCGATTGGCTTGACGCTTCCGCGGCCGTGGGTGGCTAG
- a CDS encoding leucyl aminopeptidase family protein has translation MSPLIDRKSGKRSVTTIELVDLASMPAMEQKLGAQHRQWLSSLGFRPTPGAVAVLPNNAGGLARVLVGIDRKEPLSVLGGLPQRLPEGIYQVAEDTIVEDRELLALGWALGAYRFERYRKAARPAAQLLIEPATLRAVQPLMEAVFEVRDLVNTPTEDMGPADLSAAIHAHATEHKAKVREWVGDELLANNFPTIHAVGRASHREPRLIELTWGKNSNPKLVIVGKGVCFDTGGLDIKPSDGMRWMKKDMGGAAHAIALAGLVMKARLPVRLTLLVPAVENAIAGNAMRPGEVIRTRAGHTVEVDNTDAEGRLVLCDALAFAVEQSPDLIVDFATLTGAARVALGPELPALFTNRDQLADEVIGAAESVDDPMWRLPLWRPYRRMLESYIADFANAGPSRHAGAITAALYLERFVPEGQNWMHLDTYSWNDGDRPAHPRGGEAQGLRAFFKFLSTRYS, from the coding sequence ATGTCGCCATTGATCGACCGGAAATCCGGGAAGCGCTCCGTCACCACCATCGAGCTCGTGGATCTCGCATCCATGCCCGCGATGGAGCAGAAGCTGGGTGCCCAGCACCGGCAGTGGCTGAGTTCACTGGGATTCCGTCCGACACCGGGCGCCGTCGCCGTCCTGCCCAATAACGCTGGCGGCCTCGCCCGCGTGCTTGTAGGCATCGACCGCAAGGAACCCCTCTCCGTGCTCGGCGGCCTGCCGCAGCGCCTGCCAGAGGGCATCTACCAGGTCGCTGAAGACACCATCGTCGAAGACCGCGAACTGCTGGCCCTCGGCTGGGCGCTGGGCGCATACCGCTTCGAGCGTTACCGCAAGGCGGCCCGCCCGGCCGCGCAGCTGCTGATCGAGCCGGCCACCCTGCGCGCCGTGCAGCCGCTGATGGAAGCGGTGTTCGAAGTACGCGACCTGGTGAACACGCCGACGGAAGACATGGGCCCGGCGGATCTTTCCGCGGCGATCCACGCCCACGCCACCGAGCACAAGGCGAAGGTGCGCGAGTGGGTCGGCGACGAACTGCTGGCGAACAATTTCCCGACGATCCACGCCGTGGGTCGCGCTAGCCATCGTGAGCCGCGCCTCATCGAGCTCACCTGGGGCAAGAATTCCAATCCCAAGCTGGTGATCGTCGGCAAGGGCGTGTGCTTCGATACCGGCGGCCTGGACATCAAGCCGTCCGATGGCATGCGCTGGATGAAGAAGGACATGGGCGGCGCCGCCCACGCCATCGCCCTCGCGGGCCTGGTGATGAAGGCGCGCTTGCCGGTGCGCCTCACCCTGCTCGTGCCGGCGGTGGAAAACGCCATCGCAGGTAATGCGATGCGCCCGGGCGAAGTCATCCGCACCCGCGCGGGCCACACGGTGGAGGTGGATAACACCGATGCCGAGGGCCGCCTGGTGCTGTGCGATGCGCTCGCCTTCGCGGTGGAGCAGTCGCCCGACCTGATCGTGGATTTCGCGACGCTCACCGGCGCCGCGCGCGTGGCACTCGGCCCCGAGTTGCCGGCGCTGTTCACCAACCGCGATCAGCTGGCCGATGAAGTGATTGGCGCCGCGGAGTCCGTCGACGACCCGATGTGGCGCCTGCCGCTGTGGCGTCCGTACCGCCGCATGCTCGAGTCGTACATTGCTGACTTCGCGAACGCAGGGCCCTCACGCCACGCGGGTGCGATCACCGCGGCGCTATACCTCGAACGCTTCGTCCCGGAAGGCCAGAACTGGATGCACCTGGACACGTACTCGTGGAACGACGGCGACCGCCCCGCCCACCCCCGCGGCGGCGAAGCCCAAGGCCTCCGCGCGTTCTTCAAATTCCTCTCGACCCGCTATTCCTAA
- a CDS encoding DUF4019 domain-containing protein translates to MPSATAPAVRKAPAARPAASPLGALLTVANAPRIGPQPKSLDKALACAQHWVQLSDARRPDAMWLEAGMMMQRMVPRAEWVRYIRKIRLDRGVLVGREWFEMARVRDPVGLPAGDYLNVIFLAHYAKAVMFETVSLAPGTEGWLPVGYVIRPVQREISFVQ, encoded by the coding sequence ATGCCCAGCGCCACGGCACCTGCTGTTCGAAAAGCCCCGGCCGCCCGGCCGGCGGCGAGCCCGTTGGGCGCCTTGCTCACGGTGGCGAATGCCCCGCGGATCGGGCCGCAGCCCAAGTCCCTCGACAAGGCCCTTGCCTGCGCGCAGCACTGGGTGCAGCTCTCCGACGCCCGCCGCCCCGATGCCATGTGGCTCGAGGCCGGGATGATGATGCAGCGGATGGTGCCTCGCGCGGAGTGGGTGCGTTACATCCGCAAGATCCGCCTGGACCGTGGTGTGCTCGTCGGACGCGAGTGGTTCGAAATGGCACGGGTGCGGGACCCGGTCGGGCTGCCTGCAGGCGATTACCTCAATGTGATTTTCCTGGCGCACTACGCGAAAGCGGTGATGTTCGAGACAGTGTCGCTGGCGCCAGGCACGGAAGGCTGGCTACCGGTCGGCTACGTCATTCGCCCCGTGCAGCGCGAGATCTCGTTCGTTCAATAG